The window TTGTCTGTAGCAGGATTATATTTTGAAATTAAATCTGAAGAAGCAAAAGATAAATTCTGTACTGCACTGTTGAAAGCATTGTCTAGCGCCATAATAGATTCTACCGAAGTAAAATGATTAGGTGCCTGAGTAGAAGCATTTAAATTACTTAATTCTCCTTTAATTGCCAATGTCTGATTTGAATAATCTAAAGCTTTGTTCCAATTTCCTTCATACAAAGCTGTTTTTGCCTGAAAAGCCAATAATGAAACTTTAGAAAATCTATAATTGATAGGAGAAGTCTGCTTTTGCTCAATCATCATCGCTTCTGCTTTGTCGATATCTGCATGCACCTGATTGTAAACTTCCTGTACGCTTGAAGGCTTCAAAACCTGCTCAAGATCGATTTCCAAATTAATAGGAACTCCTCTATCCTGAGATGCTGTTGCTGCATTGTATGGTTTTCCGTATAAATTAACCATATCAAAATAAACATACGCACGAAGTGCATAAGCTTCTGCCAAAATCTGCTGTTTTTCAGGAGAATCGGTCATTGTTTTGCTTCCTTCGTTGATGATTTGATTCAGATAAAAAATGACCGAATAAAAGCTTACCCACGGAAACTCAATCGTTGATTGGTCATTGTTGCTGTCTTTCCACATCGCAATTTCACGGTAAGCGATGAAATCACTTGTATTTTCATCTACATTAAGCTCATCGGTACGAAGCGATACTAAAGATTTGTGAATAGGATATTTTGAATACGCAGAAGTCAATACTTTACGGTAATCTTCAGCAGTAATAGGAATAATCTTCCCTTCTGGCTGTATATCTAAAAAACGTTCGCATCCTATAGTGGAAAAACTTAGTACTGCAACCGCAATGAATGTTGTAAATTTTCTCATGTTTTTTAAATTTTAAAAAGAAACATTAAATCCTACTGTAACCGATTTTGTAATCGGCTGTGCATAAATATTACCATACGTTTCAGGATCGAAATAACCTTTGTATCCATTACTGAATACGAACAAGTTACGACCCTCAACACTTAATCTCAAAGCGCTGATTCCCATCGGACTTGTAAATTCTTTAGGCAAAGTATATCCTAAACGAATGCTGCTGATTCTTAAATAACTGATTTCTTTTGCCCAGATATCAAGAAGACTGTACGCATTAGAACGGTTATCAGAAAGCCATTTATTCCCCATCCAACCAGGATTGGTATCCATATCCGGACTTGTAATTCCCGGAAGTGAACTCCCTGCGTTGTAGATATCTTTGGTATAATTTCTTCCTCTGTCAAGCTCCATTCCACGGTATGAAGGCGTTTGCATTACCGTTTGTTTTATATTAAAAGTAGCTGAAACCGTAAAGTCAAAATTACTGATTTTAAAAGTATTGATAATACCTCCTGTAAATTTAGGATCTCTGTCGCCAACATAAGTGAAAAGACTTCTCAGCTCTGCATTTGAAAGTTTAGAATCTACCAATTGACCAGGAAGAAAATCTGCATATACATCATACAAGGCAAAGAAATCTTCAATTTTTACTTTTTCATTTCCTTTCCAGAACATTGGGTTTCCGTTTTCGTCGATTCCTGCAGTTTTCAATGCAAAAACAGCGTTTACCGGAAGACCTTCTCTTGAAGGAAGCAATGCGTTGTCACGAGGTTGTTCGCTCAATACATTACTCTTGTTATGTGCAAAGTTAATTGTGGTAGACCATTTGAAATTATCTTTGCTAATGTTTCTGGTAGATAGCGCCAATTCAAATCCCTTATTGGTTAAGCTACCCCAGTTCATCATAGTATATTCAAAACCTGTTTCAAGAGGTGTTTCTTTCATGCTGATCATATCTGTCCCTTTTCTGTTGTAAACATCAGCAGTAAGGTTGATACGATTATTAAACACTCCTAAATCAAGTCCGAAATTCACGTTGGTTGTCTTTTCCCAACGAAGTTTATCGTTTGGAGGACTTATTACGTTAATGATATTCTCTTTTCCACCAGGAAGAATAGTCGTGTCACTGTATTCACCAATAAAAAACGGTGAAGTATTACGGTCAATATTTCCTTGTAAACCATAAGAAGCTCTCAATCTAAGATTAGAAATAGCAGAAATGTTTTTCATAAAATCTTCTTTCGACACTAACCAAGAACCAGAAACCGCCCATATCGGAAGGTATTTATACTTTTTATTAACTCCGAATAAATTCGTTCCGTCATATCTCACACTTCCAAAGAAGGTATATTTTTGGTCGTAAGTATACGAAGCTGTTGCAAACATTGAAGCATATGCATTCTCAATCGGAGGCATTTCTCTATAAGTTTCGTACTTTCTTTCCGCTGCAAAATTCGAACTTGGGAAAACAATTGCCGTTGATCTTCTCGTCACAGAATCATAACCGAAAGCTCTTGTAACGGTTGTATTATCTTCCGTTTTACGAAGTTCAGTTCCTGCCATCAAATCGATTTCGTGTACCGAATTAATTTTTGTACTGTAGCTTCCCTGCAATTTCCAGTTGTACTGGAAGAAATTATTATTCCAGTTTTGCTTTACTCCACCATCCGGCAAAAAGTAACGGTATGCCCCATCTTTATAATAACGGGTACCCTCTTTCATCTTTCTTGTAAAGTAGGTGTTTTCGGCTGCAAATTTTTCAGTCTTATTACCGTCATATTGAAGGCCCAACTGTGAAGTAATTTTCAGACCTTTTGCCAGTTTATAATCTAAATCGAAAATCGCTTTTA is drawn from Chryseobacterium muglaense and contains these coding sequences:
- a CDS encoding RagB/SusD family nutrient uptake outer membrane protein — its product is MRKFTTFIAVAVLSFSTIGCERFLDIQPEGKIIPITAEDYRKVLTSAYSKYPIHKSLVSLRTDELNVDENTSDFIAYREIAMWKDSNNDQSTIEFPWVSFYSVIFYLNQIINEGSKTMTDSPEKQQILAEAYALRAYVYFDMVNLYGKPYNAATASQDRGVPINLEIDLEQVLKPSSVQEVYNQVHADIDKAEAMMIEQKQTSPINYRFSKVSLLAFQAKTALYEGNWNKALDYSNQTLAIKGELSNLNASTQAPNHFTSVESIMALDNAFNSAVQNLSFASSDLISKYNPATDKRFGIYFQKNGSKYKVIKGGSSDFRVSFRTAESYFIKSESLVKLNRLDEAKETLLKVLKNRYTPTGYTVIQAEVTAMNATEFMNFMMDERFREFALEGQRWFDLRRLDQKKIIHNVNGQEYILQQNDVRYTIEFPKSAKKNNPYL
- a CDS encoding SusC/RagA family TonB-linked outer membrane protein yields the protein MKKAFILLPLLAAQIALAQEKKTITGKIDDGDTSRVIAGASIKIETQSVSTKTNQAGIIESVSIGTITDKNGNYILEIPADTKSVTVSYLGYEPKVIQIYEGQTSYNITLVPVVSDNIPEKNNIQEVIITGYQKIEKRKQTSAVTTVKMNDIQQAGVASVDQLLAGQIAGVAVTPETGAPGSPAKIRIRGTASLSGPQDPLWVIDGLPLEGNDVPNFSDKDNIDQLQNFSIAGLNPNDIEDITILKDAAATAIYGARAANGVISITTKKGKKGSLRVNFSADTFITSRPDFGKLNLLNASEKVDLELMLANRTDLTYRTDKGEVMRILTQNGQLDAYRNGGLGGLNLLTRQQIDGLRSNNTDWGKLLYQNAINKQYGVSISGGSDRSDYYFSLGYYDEQGTTIGTGFERYNLTLKNNYKINDKLNFGVSVFGTQSERTSFVTDADASISPINYSRNANPYLSPYNADGSYRYDKDIDGFENRYIPFNFLEERENTSYTLKNQSLKAIFDLDYKLAKGLKITSQLGLQYDGNKTEKFAAENTYFTRKMKEGTRYYKDGAYRYFLPDGGVKQNWNNNFFQYNWKLQGSYSTKINSVHEIDLMAGTELRKTEDNTTVTRAFGYDSVTRRSTAIVFPSSNFAAERKYETYREMPPIENAYASMFATASYTYDQKYTFFGSVRYDGTNLFGVNKKYKYLPIWAVSGSWLVSKEDFMKNISAISNLRLRASYGLQGNIDRNTSPFFIGEYSDTTILPGGKENIINVISPPNDKLRWEKTTNVNFGLDLGVFNNRINLTADVYNRKGTDMISMKETPLETGFEYTMMNWGSLTNKGFELALSTRNISKDNFKWSTTINFAHNKSNVLSEQPRDNALLPSREGLPVNAVFALKTAGIDENGNPMFWKGNEKVKIEDFFALYDVYADFLPGQLVDSKLSNAELRSLFTYVGDRDPKFTGGIINTFKISNFDFTVSATFNIKQTVMQTPSYRGMELDRGRNYTKDIYNAGSSLPGITSPDMDTNPGWMGNKWLSDNRSNAYSLLDIWAKEISYLRISSIRLGYTLPKEFTSPMGISALRLSVEGRNLFVFSNGYKGYFDPETYGNIYAQPITKSVTVGFNVSF